Proteins co-encoded in one Salvia splendens isolate huo1 chromosome 4, SspV2, whole genome shotgun sequence genomic window:
- the LOC121800979 gene encoding uncharacterized protein LOC121800979: MGHQEYSSEFKNQVVQFIIGRCVGGVPPRGTLKEAQLKFTISRQTCTRWWNAAKKQQQRGTSVQLVSVKKVRHYPKRLQLDVDLLKSLHFSKRCNLLSVAVGLGCSKTTVWRWVKDGLIIPHTSAIKPNLTTANKLLRLRFTVESLEFDRILNKIRFMNMHNTIHIDEKWFYMTKGTQRFYLAPGEQESHRTCKNKKFISKIMFMCAVCRPLFGVHGEVLFDGKIGIFPFTKQVAAKRSSKNRQAGTMETKPTESITTDVVRECLINKILPAIIAKWPDGATKVLKIQQDNARPHIKDNDPAFREAAQQSGFSISIVQQPPNSPDTNVNDLGWFRAIQSLQTQTACNNVDDLVSAVEKSFHELQPETLDNVFLSLQGCYMEIMKVHGQNRYKLPHMGKAHLRRTNQLPLNLEVPVELVMEAVAYLRDQGSNHGLESISQALGL; the protein is encoded by the exons ATGGGGCACCAAGAGTATTCCTCAGAATTCAAGAACCAAGTGGTCCAATTCATCATCGGAAGGTGTGTGGGCGGTGTACCTCCTCGTGGCACACTTAAGGAAGCACAACTGAAGTTTACAATCTCCCGGCAAACCTGTACAAGGTGGTGGAATGCTGCAAAGAAACAGCAACAACGAGGAACATCAGTTCAACTGGTAAGTGTCAAAAAAGTGCGGCATTACCCCAAAAGGCTGCAATTGGATGTTGATCTGTTAAAGAGTTTGCATTTCTCCAAAAGGTGCAACCTCTTGAGTGTGGCAGTGGGTTTAGGTTGTTCAAAAACAACCGTATGGAGGTGGGTTAAGGATGGCCTGATTATACCACACACATCAGCCATTAAACCCAACTTAACAACTGCAAACAAGCTGTTACGGCTGAGATTTACAGTTGAATCATTAGAATTTGACAGAATCCTCAACAAAATCAGATTCATGAATATGCACAACACTATACATATTGATGAAAAGTGGTTCTACATGACAAAAGGAACTCAGAGATTCTATCTTGCTCCAGGAGAGCAAGAATCTCATAGAACATGTAAAAATAAGAAGTTCATATCCAAAATAATGTTCATGTGTGCAGTTTGTAGACCATTGTTTGGTGTTCATGGTGAAGTGTTGTTTGATGGAAAAATTGGAATTTTTCCCTTTACCAaacaagttgcagccaagaggtCAAGTAAAAACAGGCAGGCAGGCACTATGGAGACAAAACCCACAGAGAGTATCACAACAGATGTGGTGAGGGAATGCTTGATCAATAAG ATATTACCTGCCATCATAGCCAAGTGGCCAGATGGGGCAACTAAAGTTCTCAAGATACAACAAGATAACGCGAGACCACACATCAAAGACAATGACCCAGCTTTCAGAGAAGCTGCACAACAAAGTGGGTTCTCAATCTCAATTGTGCAACAACCACCTAACTCACCTGACACCAATGTGAATGACTTGGGTTGGTTCAGAGCAATACAGTCACTACAAACTCAGACTGCATGCAATAATGTGGATGACTTAGTGAGTGCAGTTGAGAAATCATTCCATGAATTACAACCAGAGACTTTGGATAATGTTTTCCTAAGTCTTCAAGGCTGTTACATGGAAATTATGAAAGTCCATGGTCAGAACAGATACAAGCTGCCCCACATGGGGAAAGCACATTTAAGGAGGACAAATCAGCTTCCACTGAATCTAGAAGTTCCAGTGGAACTGGTTATGGAAGCAGTAGCTTATCTGAGAGACCAGGGGAGCAATCATGGATTGGAGTCAATATCCCAAGCCTTAGGATTATGA